A part of Oryctolagus cuniculus chromosome 4, mOryCun1.1, whole genome shotgun sequence genomic DNA contains:
- the NR1D2 gene encoding nuclear receptor subfamily 1 group D member 2 encodes MEVNAGGVIAYISSSSSASSPASCHSEGSENSFQSSSSVPSSPNSSNSDTNGNPKHGELPSIEGVLKTDRVDCSMKASKSSAPGIAKSHSGVTKFSGMVLLCKVCGDVASGFHYGVHACEGCKGFFRRSIQQNIQYKKCLKNENCSVMRMNRNRCQQCRFKKCLSVGMSRDAVRFGRIPKREKQRMLIEMQSAMKTMMNSQFSGQLQNDTLVEHREQTALPVQEQLRPKPQLEQENLKNSPPPPSDFAKEEVIGMVTRAHKDTFMYNQEQRENSAEGMQPQREQIPKNMEQYNLNHDHCGNGLSSHFPCSESQQHLNGQYKGRNIMHYPNGHAICIANGHCMNFSNAYTQRVCDRVPIDGFSQNENKNSYLCNTGGRMHLVCPMSKSPYVDPHKSGHEIWEEFSMSFTPAVKEVVEFAKRIPGFRDLSQHDQVNLLKAGTFEVLMVRFASLFDAKERTVTFLSGKKYSVDDLHSMGAGDLLNSMFEFSEKLNALQLSDEEMSLFTAVVLVSADRSGIENVNSVEALQETLIRALRTLIMKNHPNEASIFTKLLLKLPDLRSLNNMHSEELLAFKVHP; translated from the exons GAGGTGTGATTGCCTATATCAGTTCTTCCAGCTCAGCTTCTagccctgcctcctgccacagTGAGGGCTCTGAGAACAGTTTCCAgtcctcctcttctgttccatcTTCTCCAAACAGCTCCAACTCGGATACCAATGGTAATCCCAAGCACGGAGAGCTCCCCAGTATTGAAGGTGTCCTGAAGACTGACCGGGTAGATTGCTCCATGAAGGCAAGCAAGTCGAGTGCACCAGGGATAGCAAAGAGTCACAGTGGCGTGACAA AGTTCAGTGGCATGGTCCTGCTGTGTAAAGTCTGTGGGGATGTGGCGTCAGGATTCCACTATGGAGTTCATGCCTGTGAGGGGTGCAAG GGCTTCTTTCGGAGAAGTATTCAGCAAAACATCCAGTACAAGAAGTGCCTGAAGAACGAAAACTGCTCTGTAATGAGGATGAACAGGAACAGGTGTCAGCAGTGTCGCTTCAAGAAGTGCCTGTCTGTGGGAATGTCCAGAGATG CTGTTAGGTTTGGCCGTATTCCTAAGCGTGAGAAACAGAGGATGCTGATTGAAATGCAAAGTGCGATGAAGACCATGATGAACAGCCAGTTCAGTGGTCAGTTGCAGAATGACACATTAGTGGAACACCGTGAACAGACGGCCTTACCAGTCCAGGAACAGCTGCGACCCAAACCCCAGCTGGAGCAAGAAAACCTGAAAaactctcctcctcccccttctgaTTTTGCGAAGGAAGAAGTGATTGGCATGGTGACCAGAGCCCACAAGGATACCTTTATGTATAATCAGGAGCAGCGAGAAAACTCAGCTGAGGGCATGCAGCCCCAGAGAGAACAGATTCCCAAGAACATGGAGCAGTATAATTTAAATCACGACCATTGTGGCAATGGGCTTAGCAGTCATTTTCCCTGTAGTGAGAGCCAGCAGCATCTCAATGGACAGTACAAAGGGAGGAATATCATGCATTACCCAAACGGGCATGCCATTTGTATTGCAAATGGACATTGTATGAACTTCTCCAATGCTTATACTCAAAGAGTATGTGATAGAGTTCCAATAGATGGATTTTCTCAGAATGAGAACAAGAATAGTTACCTGTGCAACACTGGAGGGAGGATGCATCTG GTTTGTCCAATGAGTAAGTCTCCGTATGTGGATCCACATAAATCAGGGCATGAAATCTGGGAAGAATTTTCAATGAGCTTCACGCCAGCAGTGAAGGAAGTGGTGGAATTTGCAAAGCGCATTCCTGGGTTCCGAGATCTCTCTCAGCATGACCAGGTCAACCTTCTGAAGGCTGGAACTTTTGAG gttttaATGGTACGATTTGCGTCACTATTTGATGCAAAGGAGCGTACTGTCACCTTTTTAAGTGGAAAGAAATACAGTGTGGATGATTTACACTCAATGGGAGCAGGGGATCTGCTGAACTCCATGTTTGAATTTAGTGAGAAGCTAAATGCCCTGCAACTTAGCGATGAAGAGATGAGTTTGTTTACAGCAGTTGTCCTTGTGTCTGCAG ATCGATCTGGAATAGAAAACGTCAACTCTGTGGAGGCTTTGCAGGAAACCCTTATCCGTGCACTAAGGACCTTAATAATGAAAAACCATCCAAATGAAGCCTCGATTTTTACAAAACTACTTCTAAAGTTGCCAGATCTTCGATCTTTAAACAACATGCACTCTGAGGAGCTCTTGGCCTTCAAAGTGCACCCTTAA